Genomic segment of Nicotiana sylvestris unplaced genomic scaffold, ASM39365v2 Un00102, whole genome shotgun sequence:
ACCCCATCCCCATGGGTATTAGAAGTGTTATACACTCCACTTTCATCCTTGTTTCTAGCAGCTCTGAGGATAATCATCTGGAACCTCAATGGAAATGGGCTTTTTAGCTCCAAATTAGCCTACAGCCTCATTAGTTCTGAGCTAAACCCCAGTATTAGCCAAGATGACTCCTTTGACTATAAGCTAAAAGTcccaaataagaaaaaaaaatcacttgGATGATACAATACAACAGACTTCCCACTGTTAAGCACCTAAACAACACATGCTTAAATGTAAGCCAATATGTTATTTCTGCTCCTTTGGAGTGGAAGACATAAACCACATCTTCTTTGAATGCATCAATGCAAAAACATTCTGGTTGTCCCTGATACATGAGTGTACAAACCAAGTTTGTCATCCACACCTTATGTTTTCAATGGTTCACTGGGAGCAAACATGGCACAAGGTCAAGAACATGCGCTTCAATGCTGCTATCGACTGGAAATCCCTTCTACCTTTCTGCTTTTGGAGCCTATGGCTTACAAGGAACAATAATGTTTTTGACAAGAAGAAGAACTTCACCCGTATTAAACAAACCATTGCTAGAGCTACTGAATATTATCATGTAGTTGTCCATCACAGGAGCAAAGGGGAAAGCAATGCAATACATATTGAATGGGAGCTTGGCTCCTATAAGCTAAACACAGATGGGGCTGCTTGCCACAAAACAAGAGTAGGAGGGGCTGGAGGTGTCTTCAGGAACAACATGGGTGACTTGGTGTTATACATACGGGGCTTACCACATACTATTAGTATAGAGGCTGAATTCTATGCACTTTGGCAGGGCCTCAAAATAGCCATTGACCATAACTTCACACCTCTACAAATTTGCATTGATTCTAAACAAGTTGTAAGGATGCTAAATGAGAGAAACCTCCACTATAACTCTATTAATTTTGAATACAGGTCATTGATAGAGCAACTGGGGAATCCAGCATTAGGACATAATTTCAGAGAGctgaatcaagtggcggacctcCTCGCAAAGGAAGGAGCAGCAAGGAAATTGTCTGGTAGAACACAAGTTTTGACAGTTCCT
This window contains:
- the LOC138884859 gene encoding uncharacterized protein — protein: MVHWEQTWHKVKNMRFNAAIDWKSLLPFCFWSLWLTRNNNVFDKKKNFTRIKQTIARATEYYHVVVHHRSKGESNAIHIEWELGSYKLNTDGAACHKTRVGGAGGVFRNNMGDLVLYIRGLPHTISIEAEFYALWQGLKIAIDHNFTPLQICIDSKQVVRMLNERNLHYNSINFEYRSLIEQLGNPALGHNFRELNQVADLLAKEGAARKLSGRTQVLTVPPIFVNKAMWADILGTVFVRNIMKNTIVMQNNDNATLERSSSQTIV